One stretch of Amycolatopsis tolypomycina DNA includes these proteins:
- a CDS encoding SDR family oxidoreductase: protein MRVFVTGASGWIGRALVPELLDAGHDVVGLARSDAAADTVAAMGATVLRGDLGDLETLQAGAKSADGVVHLAFGHDFTRIEDSIATDARAVEAMTDVLAGKAFVAASGTPMVPGRAATEQDDPVFVGPVGGRGNIARAILETAERGVRASLVRLPRTVHGEGDHGFIAHLVALGREKGIAAYVGDGTQRWPAVHVLDAAHLFRLALERAEPKAVLHAVGDEGVRIRDIAEVVGRRTGLPVTSVAAEELGFLGGILAIDQPASAQATRELLGWQPTQPGLLDDLEKGYYDR, encoded by the coding sequence ATGCGTGTGTTCGTCACCGGCGCCTCCGGCTGGATCGGCCGGGCCCTCGTGCCCGAACTCCTCGACGCGGGCCACGACGTCGTCGGGCTGGCGAGGTCGGACGCGGCCGCCGACACCGTCGCCGCCATGGGGGCGACCGTCCTGCGCGGCGATCTCGGCGACCTCGAAACGCTGCAAGCGGGCGCGAAGAGCGCTGACGGCGTCGTCCACCTCGCCTTCGGGCACGACTTCACCCGGATCGAGGACTCGATCGCGACCGATGCACGGGCCGTCGAAGCCATGACCGACGTCCTGGCCGGCAAGGCCTTCGTCGCGGCCTCGGGGACGCCGATGGTGCCCGGACGCGCGGCGACCGAGCAGGACGACCCCGTCTTCGTGGGTCCCGTGGGCGGCCGGGGGAACATCGCCCGCGCCATCCTCGAGACGGCCGAACGGGGCGTCCGCGCGTCCCTCGTCCGGCTGCCGCGGACGGTCCACGGCGAGGGCGACCACGGGTTCATCGCCCACCTGGTCGCCCTCGGGCGCGAAAAGGGCATCGCGGCCTACGTCGGCGACGGGACGCAGCGCTGGCCCGCGGTGCACGTCCTGGACGCCGCCCACCTGTTCCGCCTTGCGCTGGAACGGGCCGAACCGAAGGCCGTCCTGCACGCGGTCGGCGACGAAGGCGTGCGGATCCGCGACATCGCCGAGGTCGTCGGCCGCCGCACCGGCTTGCCGGTCACGTCCGTGGCTGCCGAGGAACTCGGGTTCCTCGGCGGGATCCTGGCCATCGACCAGCCGGCTTCCGCGCAGGCAACCCGGGAGCTGCTCGGCTGGCAGCCCACGCAACCCGGGCTGCTGGACGACCTCGAGAAGGGTTACTACGACCGCTGA
- a CDS encoding TetR/AcrR family transcriptional regulator, which translates to MSRWEPNTRERLLDAALDLFGERGYDSVTVAEIAERAGLTKRTFFRHFADKREVLFAGQEIMSRLLSDAIAAAPASATPIEAVAAALTAATQPLGPHRRERARQIRAVVAGHTDLRERELLKLATLRAAMAEALRARGTPPPTASLAAEIGGLAFSTGFIRWVEPDSEREFAPLVLEALDELMAATTTLA; encoded by the coding sequence ATGAGCCGCTGGGAGCCGAACACGCGCGAGCGCCTGCTCGACGCCGCGCTCGACCTGTTCGGCGAGCGCGGCTACGACAGCGTCACGGTCGCAGAGATCGCGGAGCGGGCCGGACTGACGAAGCGGACCTTCTTCCGCCACTTCGCCGACAAGCGCGAAGTGCTCTTCGCGGGCCAGGAGATCATGAGCAGGCTCCTGTCCGACGCAATCGCGGCCGCACCAGCCTCGGCAACCCCGATCGAGGCGGTCGCGGCGGCATTGACGGCCGCCACGCAACCGCTGGGGCCCCATCGGCGGGAGCGGGCCCGCCAGATCCGCGCGGTGGTCGCCGGCCACACCGACCTGCGCGAGCGCGAGCTGCTGAAGCTGGCAACGCTACGGGCCGCAATGGCCGAGGCATTGCGCGCCCGCGGCACCCCACCCCCGACGGCAAGCCTGGCCGCGGAGATCGGCGGCCTCGCGTTTTCGACGGGCTTCATTCGCTGGGTCGAGCCGGACAGCGAGCGGGAGTTCGCCCCGCTGGTGCTCGAGGCCCTGGACGAACTGATGGCAGCAACCACCACCCTCGCCTGA
- a CDS encoding NAD(P)-dependent oxidoreductase — protein sequence MKQPVTVLGLGSMGSALAGALLDHGHPVTVWNRTAEKAAPLTRRGARLAATPAEAIAASPLVVACVLDYRVLRAVVEPESLRGKDFVNLTSGSPEQAAEAAEWFGAGYLDGAIMTTPEGVGSAEVMVLYSGPRPVFDAHAPALAALGDPVYLGEDPGRASLYDAALLGLMWSAMAGWLHGTALVGAEKTTATEFTPVAIRWLGTVNRFLTRYAEQVDEGRYPGDDATVDVQIAAIGHLIHAAGARGVDNALPELLRGMMERASAAGHGADSFASLVEVFAGRVAAR from the coding sequence ATGAAGCAGCCTGTGACCGTCCTCGGCCTGGGGTCGATGGGCTCGGCACTGGCCGGGGCCCTGCTGGACCACGGGCACCCGGTGACCGTCTGGAACCGCACGGCGGAGAAGGCGGCGCCCCTGACGCGGCGGGGAGCGCGGCTCGCGGCGACGCCCGCGGAGGCGATCGCGGCGAGCCCGCTCGTGGTCGCCTGCGTGCTCGACTACCGCGTGCTGCGCGCGGTGGTCGAGCCGGAGTCGTTGCGGGGCAAGGACTTCGTCAACCTGACGTCCGGATCGCCGGAGCAGGCGGCGGAAGCGGCGGAGTGGTTCGGCGCGGGTTACCTCGACGGCGCGATCATGACCACGCCGGAGGGCGTGGGCTCGGCGGAGGTGATGGTCCTGTACAGCGGGCCGCGGCCGGTGTTCGACGCGCACGCACCGGCGCTGGCGGCCCTGGGCGACCCGGTGTACCTGGGGGAGGACCCGGGCCGGGCATCCCTGTACGACGCGGCCCTGCTGGGGCTGATGTGGTCGGCGATGGCCGGCTGGCTCCACGGGACGGCGCTGGTGGGAGCGGAGAAGACGACGGCGACGGAGTTCACGCCGGTCGCGATCCGCTGGCTGGGCACGGTGAACCGGTTCCTGACGCGCTACGCGGAGCAGGTCGACGAGGGCCGGTACCCGGGCGACGACGCCACGGTGGACGTGCAGATCGCGGCGATCGGGCACCTGATCCACGCGGCCGGGGCGCGCGGGGTGGACAACGCGTTGCCGGAGTTGCTGAGGGGGATGATGGAGCGCGCGAGCGCGGCCGGGCACGGGGCGGACAGCTTCGCGAGCCTGGTGGAGGTGTTCGCCGGCCGGGTGGCGGCGAGGTAG
- a CDS encoding helix-turn-helix domain-containing protein: MSAGSVALVVPEEVGLRSWDLYEVSIAATVFGVPQPDLADPWYDLRICGVGSTSPGAPGLALRTPYGLDGLEGAGTVIVPSVPDACVDDGVPVPEDLVAALRNAHANGARMVSLCTGAFALAAAGLLDGRRATAHWMHTAQLAERHPAVLVDDSVLYVDDGDVLTSAGMTAGLDLCLHLVRRDLGAHVANQLARRLVVPAHRPGGQAQFVDLSVPATDADGLAPVLDWARAHLDRPLTIEDMARRAAVSPRTFYRQLRRATGTTPLQWLLNQRLARAQTLLESTGLAMEKIAALSGLGTANNLRHHFLKQIGVSPGDYRRAFPRSAGAANSFRTETVSRST; encoded by the coding sequence ATGAGCGCGGGATCCGTCGCCCTGGTCGTCCCCGAGGAAGTCGGGCTGCGGTCCTGGGACCTGTACGAAGTGAGCATCGCGGCCACGGTCTTCGGCGTGCCACAGCCCGACCTCGCCGATCCCTGGTACGACCTGCGGATCTGCGGTGTCGGCTCGACGTCTCCGGGCGCACCCGGCCTCGCCCTGCGGACGCCGTACGGGCTCGACGGCCTCGAGGGCGCCGGCACCGTCATCGTGCCGTCGGTCCCGGACGCCTGTGTGGACGACGGCGTGCCGGTGCCCGAAGACCTCGTCGCGGCCCTTCGCAACGCCCACGCCAACGGCGCGAGGATGGTGTCGCTGTGCACCGGCGCCTTCGCGCTCGCCGCGGCCGGGCTGCTCGACGGCCGCCGCGCCACCGCCCACTGGATGCACACCGCCCAGCTCGCCGAGCGCCACCCCGCGGTGCTGGTCGACGACTCGGTCCTCTACGTCGACGACGGCGACGTGCTGACCAGCGCCGGGATGACCGCCGGGCTCGACCTCTGCCTGCACCTGGTCCGCCGCGACCTCGGCGCGCACGTCGCCAACCAGCTGGCGCGCCGGCTGGTCGTGCCCGCACACCGGCCCGGCGGCCAGGCGCAGTTCGTCGACCTGTCCGTGCCCGCCACCGACGCCGACGGCCTCGCCCCGGTGCTGGACTGGGCCCGCGCCCACCTCGACCGCCCCCTGACGATCGAGGACATGGCCCGCCGGGCCGCGGTCAGCCCCCGCACCTTCTACCGGCAGCTGCGGCGCGCCACCGGCACGACGCCGCTGCAGTGGCTGCTCAACCAGCGCCTGGCCCGGGCGCAGACACTCCTGGAATCGACCGGGCTGGCGATGGAGAAAATCGCGGCGCTGAGCGGGCTCGGCACCGCGAACAACCTGCGTCACCACTTCTTGAAGCAGATCGGTGTGTCACCGGGCGATTACCGACGGGCATTTCCCCGGTCGGCAGGCGCGGCGAATTCTTTCCGGACAGAAACTGTTTCACGCTCAACTTAA
- a CDS encoding Dyp-type peroxidase translates to MTIDLSTTLSWTTASGEAATMLGELQPNILKAHVRDHLSALFLAFGEPAEARAFLVAVTGKMKSAKAHLDEVSAFKTEGGGGTPYVGVGLTAAGYRALGVENLPQDESFLRGMAAPDTRRQLNDPPRSTFDPGYRAEIHAVVLVGDATDKAMAARRNEILDLLPDSAAVLAEETGLGRVNARGEGIEHFGYVDGRSQPLFLTEDVDAEKNNTDGINVWNPAAPLDQVLVPDPAAPDPGVHFGSYFVFRKLEQNVRRFKQAEEDLADTLGLVGGDRERAGAMIIGRFEDGTPLTTQREDGAESPVSNNFTYESDRAALKCPFQAHIRKTNPRGSGGAEDPAGERRHLMARRGVTYGERPDEPNADVPPAARPSGGVGLLFMAFNSVLGNQFEFTQSLWANNPGFPIVDGVTPGLDPVIGQGERGSSDYTVDWGGATQRTADPVPQSVTLRGGEYFFMPSLAFLRAL, encoded by the coding sequence ATGACTATCGATCTGTCCACCACGCTGTCCTGGACCACGGCGTCCGGCGAGGCCGCGACGATGCTCGGCGAACTGCAGCCGAACATCCTCAAGGCCCACGTCCGCGACCATCTGTCCGCTTTGTTCCTCGCGTTCGGCGAACCGGCGGAGGCGCGCGCCTTCCTGGTCGCGGTCACCGGGAAGATGAAGTCCGCCAAGGCACATCTCGACGAGGTGAGCGCGTTCAAGACCGAAGGCGGCGGGGGAACGCCGTACGTCGGCGTCGGCCTCACCGCGGCCGGCTACCGCGCGCTCGGCGTCGAAAACCTCCCGCAGGACGAGTCGTTCCTGCGGGGCATGGCGGCGCCGGACACACGGCGCCAGCTGAACGATCCGCCGCGCTCGACGTTCGATCCGGGCTACCGCGCGGAAATCCACGCCGTCGTGCTCGTCGGCGACGCCACCGACAAGGCGATGGCCGCGCGCCGCAACGAAATCCTCGATCTGCTGCCGGATTCGGCGGCGGTTCTCGCGGAGGAAACCGGCCTCGGCCGCGTCAACGCGCGCGGCGAAGGCATCGAGCACTTCGGCTACGTCGACGGCCGCAGCCAGCCGTTGTTCCTGACCGAAGACGTCGACGCGGAGAAGAACAACACCGACGGCATCAACGTGTGGAACCCGGCGGCACCGTTGGACCAGGTGCTCGTTCCCGACCCCGCGGCGCCGGATCCCGGCGTGCATTTCGGCAGCTATTTCGTTTTCCGCAAACTCGAACAGAACGTCCGGCGGTTCAAGCAGGCCGAAGAAGATCTCGCCGACACCCTCGGCCTCGTCGGCGGAGACCGCGAGCGGGCCGGCGCGATGATCATCGGCCGCTTCGAGGACGGCACCCCCCTGACCACCCAGCGCGAAGACGGCGCGGAAAGCCCGGTGTCGAACAACTTCACCTACGAAAGCGACCGCGCGGCGCTGAAGTGCCCGTTCCAGGCGCACATCCGCAAGACGAACCCGCGCGGTTCCGGCGGCGCCGAAGACCCGGCCGGCGAGCGGCGGCACCTGATGGCCCGCCGCGGCGTCACGTACGGGGAGCGCCCGGACGAACCGAACGCCGACGTGCCGCCCGCGGCCCGGCCGAGCGGCGGCGTCGGCCTGCTGTTCATGGCGTTCAACTCGGTGCTGGGCAACCAGTTCGAGTTCACGCAGTCGCTCTGGGCGAACAACCCGGGCTTCCCGATCGTCGACGGCGTCACGCCGGGCCTCGACCCGGTGATCGGCCAGGGCGAGCGCGGCTCGTCCGACTACACGGTCGACTGGGGCGGCGCCACGCAGCGGACGGCGGACCCGGTGCCGCAGTCGGTGACACTGCGGGGCGGCGAGTACTTCTTCATGCCGTCGCTGGCGTTCCTGCGCGCGCTCTGA
- a CDS encoding ROK family protein, translated as MVAALDVGGTTIKAALLDEQLRPQAALRAETARSADGTALAAQTVEIVAALAEQAGTGRPDAVGVVVPGIVDEQTRVCHFSANLDWREVHFGELLEERLGLPVAFGHDVTAGGIAEFRVGAGRGATNAAFIPVGTGIAAALLLDGRIHRAGGQAGEVGHIDVGHSGKCGCGAIGCLEAISSAAAIARRYTERTGRPADGAREVVELARRGDEVAVAVVQDALDGLGHGIRTLLTLLGPDVIVLGGGLFTAADYVLEPVREWLAAHLTFQKMPELRIAELGDEAGRLGAGLLAFDLLEA; from the coding sequence ATGGTGGCGGCCCTCGATGTGGGCGGGACGACGATCAAGGCGGCGTTGCTCGACGAGCAGCTCCGGCCCCAGGCGGCACTGCGCGCGGAGACGGCTCGCAGCGCCGACGGCACGGCGCTGGCCGCGCAGACCGTGGAGATCGTGGCCGCGCTGGCCGAACAGGCCGGTACCGGACGGCCCGACGCGGTCGGCGTCGTCGTGCCGGGGATCGTCGACGAACAGACGCGCGTCTGCCACTTCTCGGCCAACCTCGACTGGCGGGAAGTGCACTTCGGCGAGCTGCTGGAAGAGCGGCTCGGGCTGCCCGTCGCGTTCGGGCACGACGTCACCGCGGGCGGGATCGCCGAGTTCCGCGTCGGCGCCGGGCGGGGGGCGACGAACGCCGCCTTCATCCCCGTCGGCACCGGGATCGCCGCCGCCCTGCTGCTCGACGGCCGGATCCACCGGGCGGGCGGGCAGGCCGGCGAGGTCGGGCACATCGACGTCGGGCACTCCGGCAAGTGCGGCTGCGGGGCGATCGGCTGCCTGGAGGCCATCTCGTCGGCCGCCGCGATCGCGCGCCGCTACACCGAACGCACCGGGCGGCCGGCCGACGGCGCGCGCGAGGTCGTGGAGCTGGCGCGCCGTGGTGACGAGGTCGCCGTCGCCGTGGTGCAGGACGCGCTCGACGGGCTCGGCCACGGGATCCGGACGCTGCTGACGTTGCTGGGGCCGGACGTGATCGTGCTGGGCGGCGGCCTCTTCACGGCGGCCGACTACGTGCTGGAGCCGGTGCGGGAGTGGCTGGCCGCGCACCTGACCTTCCAGAAGATGCCGGAGCTGCGGATCGCCGAGCTGGGCGACGAAGCCGGGCGGCTCGGCGCCGGCCTGCTGGCCTTCGACCTGCTCGAAGCCTGA
- a CDS encoding RNA-guided endonuclease InsQ/TnpB family protein, with translation MQARYRYRLEPDEVQRGMLARTFGCARVVFNDAIRCREGAYRLGVNLSPAEVQRQVITEAKARDERAWLSEVASVALVQSVRDAHRAFSNFFASVRGKRRGRKIGRPRFKSRKDNRQSFRLTRNGFSLRPNGRLYLAKVGEVRVRWSRALPSEPSSVTILREPDGGYYASFVVEVERTPLPPVDREAGVDLGITRLATIADTTARRLEVPNPKHLSRKLRKLARLEREKARRVKGSANRAKTRHRVAVQHGKVARARRDHHHKQALILVRENQAVHVEDLNIAGMVGNHRLARAILDVGWAQFVRLLEEKAERHGRTVHKVSRWLPSSKTCSSCGHVLASIPLEIREWSCPGCGAVHDRDYNAALNILAAGQAERLNAGGAPVSPSSREVQGDEAGSNPNAA, from the coding sequence GTGCAGGCCCGCTACCGCTATCGACTCGAACCTGACGAGGTTCAGCGGGGAATGCTGGCGCGCACGTTCGGATGCGCCCGGGTGGTGTTCAACGACGCCATCAGGTGCCGGGAAGGCGCCTACCGGCTCGGGGTGAATTTGTCACCGGCCGAGGTGCAGCGACAGGTGATCACGGAGGCGAAGGCTCGCGACGAGCGGGCTTGGTTGTCCGAGGTGGCCAGCGTGGCGCTGGTGCAATCGGTGCGTGACGCGCATCGGGCGTTCTCGAACTTCTTCGCCTCGGTGAGAGGCAAACGTCGGGGCCGGAAGATCGGGCGTCCACGGTTCAAATCGAGGAAGGACAACAGGCAGTCCTTCCGGCTCACCCGGAACGGCTTCAGCCTGCGTCCGAACGGGCGGCTGTATCTGGCGAAGGTGGGGGAGGTGCGGGTGCGCTGGTCCCGTGCTCTGCCGTCGGAGCCCAGTTCGGTCACGATCCTCCGGGAACCGGACGGCGGGTACTACGCATCCTTCGTGGTCGAGGTCGAGCGGACCCCGCTCCCGCCGGTCGATCGGGAAGCAGGGGTGGATCTGGGGATCACGCGCCTGGCGACGATCGCCGACACGACGGCACGTCGGCTGGAGGTTCCGAACCCGAAACACCTCTCGCGCAAACTGCGGAAACTGGCTCGGCTGGAGCGCGAAAAGGCACGGCGCGTCAAAGGTTCGGCGAACCGGGCGAAGACACGTCACCGGGTCGCTGTCCAGCACGGCAAAGTCGCCCGCGCCCGGCGGGACCATCACCACAAGCAGGCCCTCATCCTGGTCCGCGAAAACCAAGCGGTTCACGTCGAGGACCTGAACATCGCGGGGATGGTCGGCAACCACCGGTTGGCGCGGGCGATCCTCGATGTCGGGTGGGCCCAGTTCGTCCGGCTCCTCGAAGAGAAAGCCGAACGACACGGCCGTACTGTGCACAAGGTGTCTCGCTGGCTGCCCAGCTCGAAAACGTGCTCGAGCTGCGGGCATGTGCTGGCCTCCATACCGCTCGAGATTCGCGAATGGTCCTGCCCCGGCTGTGGGGCCGTCCACGATCGGGACTACAACGCAGCGCTCAACATCCTCGCCGCCGGGCAGGCGGAGAGGCTAAACGCCGGTGGAGCTCCGGTAAGTCCTTCCTCCAGGGAGGTGCAGGGCGATGAAGCAGGAAGCAACCCAAACGCGGCATAG
- a CDS encoding CbtB domain-containing protein has translation MTQTAAPAVPLPIRIPIREIVPWAVFVVLLALIALYFVSAEQGAFAVFANNYVHEFVHDGRHLLAFPCH, from the coding sequence ATGACCCAGACGGCAGCTCCCGCCGTTCCGCTCCCGATCCGCATCCCGATCCGTGAGATCGTGCCGTGGGCGGTGTTCGTGGTGCTCCTCGCGCTGATCGCGCTGTACTTCGTGAGCGCCGAGCAGGGCGCCTTCGCGGTCTTCGCGAACAACTACGTCCACGAGTTCGTGCACGACGGCCGGCACCTGCTGGCCTTCCCCTGCCACTGA
- a CDS encoding CbtA family protein, whose amino-acid sequence MMKTLLVRGMLAGLIAGVLAFGFAYAFGEPSVNAAIGLEESGGGHTHSHDAAPASSPEEEELVPRDIQSTLGLLTGVVVYGVAIGGLLSLAFAFAQGRLGSLRPRLTALLLTAGAFTVVFLVPFLKYPANPPAVGQAGTIGSRTELYFGFVAVSLLVGIFATVFGRKLADRLGAWNGFLLAAAGYLVVIGVVAWLMPVVDEVPATFPASTLWSFRTASVGTQVTLWLGLGLAFGAFAEKALTRRTAVTAA is encoded by the coding sequence ATGATGAAGACCCTGCTGGTCCGCGGCATGCTCGCGGGCCTGATCGCCGGTGTGCTCGCGTTCGGGTTCGCCTACGCCTTCGGTGAGCCGTCGGTGAACGCCGCCATCGGGCTCGAGGAGTCCGGCGGCGGCCACACGCACTCGCACGACGCCGCTCCCGCTTCGTCGCCGGAAGAGGAAGAGCTCGTCCCCCGAGACATCCAGAGCACGCTCGGCCTGCTGACCGGCGTGGTCGTGTACGGCGTCGCGATCGGCGGCCTGCTCTCGCTGGCGTTCGCGTTCGCCCAGGGCCGGCTCGGCTCGCTGCGCCCGCGGCTGACGGCGCTGCTGCTGACGGCGGGCGCGTTCACCGTGGTGTTCCTGGTGCCGTTCCTGAAGTACCCGGCCAACCCGCCCGCGGTCGGCCAGGCGGGCACGATCGGCTCCCGCACCGAGCTGTACTTCGGCTTCGTCGCGGTGTCGCTGCTCGTCGGCATCTTCGCGACGGTGTTCGGCCGCAAGCTCGCGGACCGCCTCGGCGCGTGGAACGGCTTCCTGCTGGCCGCGGCGGGCTACCTCGTCGTGATCGGCGTGGTGGCCTGGCTGATGCCGGTGGTCGACGAGGTCCCGGCGACGTTCCCGGCGTCGACGCTGTGGAGCTTCCGCACGGCGTCGGTCGGCACCCAGGTCACGCTGTGGCTGGGCCTGGGCCTGGCGTTCGGCGCGTTCGCGGAGAAGGCGCTGACCCGCCGCACCGCGGTCACGGCGGCCTGA